From Cardiocondyla obscurior isolate alpha-2009 linkage group LG09, Cobs3.1, whole genome shotgun sequence, one genomic window encodes:
- the LOC139105603 gene encoding uncharacterized protein produces the protein MIADVNSLIGSEYLALLKQKIMNILQNYDCAQNDIQEVQNMFNALENPFKNFTSEYMSFKHFSKSTNYIAPVPYEIGKIFCNKRKNNIMQGKYDAVYGQYVPLDSVLKKFFELPNILKDTLAYMSYLSKENSGLQNFIQGRLWFKKRKQYSKEDIVLSLFIYFDDFEVNNPLGSHSGKLGAVYVSLPCLPPECRSLLKNIFLVLLFDSWARSHFKNKKTFFPLIKVLKLLENEGILVQSNLGVKRVYFVLGLLTGDNLGLHQLFGLVESFSASYFCRFCKMHKKDTQKAVKEDPSLLRNLINYNNDIQLDNTSETGIKEECVFHDISSYHITENYTVDELHDGREGLCNVDMLIILRNLTHGKYKCFNLEILNNRMLMFDYGPKDSLNKPPRIYIDHLKKNKLKFTGSEMLCFVRLFGIFVGDLVCEDNPY, from the coding sequence ATGATAGCTGATGTAAATTCTTTGATTGGCAGTGAATATCTAGCACttcttaaacaaaaaataatgaatattctTCAAAATTACGACTGTGCTCAGAACGACATCCAAGAAGtacaaaatatgtttaatgCTTTAGAAAatccttttaaaaattttacgtcgGAATATATgtcttttaaacatttttcaaaatcgaCAAATTATATTGCTCCTGTTCCTTATGAAATTggcaaaattttttgtaataaaagaaagaacaatATCATGCAAGGAAAATATGATGCTGTATACGGTCAATACGTTCCTTTAGATtctgtgttaaaaaaattttttgagtTGCCTAATATTTTGAAAGACACTTTAGCTTACATGAGTTATTTAAGTAAAGAAAATTCGGgacttcaaaattttattcaaggTCGTTTATggtttaaaaagagaaaacaataTTCAAAGGAAGATAttgttttatctctttttatatattttgatgATTTTGAGGTAAATAATCCACTTGGATCTCATTCTGGCAAACTTGGAGCAGTATATGTTTCACTGCCTTGTTTACCTCCAGAATGTCGTTCTCTattgaagaatatttttttagtattattattcGACAGTTGGGCTAGATCtcattttaaaaacaaaaaaacgttttttcctttaattaaagttttgaAACTCTTAGAAAACGAAGGTATTTTGGTTCAAAGTAATCTTGGAGTAAAACGAGTTTATTTCGTTCTTGGTTTATTAACAGGTGATAATTTAGGATTACATCAATTATTTGGTTTAGTTGAATCTTTTTCTGCTTCTTATTTCTGCAGATTCTGTAAAATGCACAAAAAAGACACGCAGAAAGCAGTAAAAGAAGATCCTAGTCTTTTaaggaatttaataaattataataatgacaTTCAGTTAGACAACACTTCTGAGACTGGTATAAAAGAAGAATGTGTATTTCACGATATTTCCTCTTATCACATTACAGAAAATTATACTGTAGACGAGTTGCATGATGGTCGGGAAGGTCTATGCAATGTTGACATGCTGATCATTTTAAGAAATCTCACTCACggcaaatataaatgttttaaccttgaaattttaaataatagaatgCTTATGTTTGATTATGGACCAAAAGATTCATTAAATAAACCACCACGTATATATATcgatcatttaaaaaaaaataaattaaaatttaccgGTTCAGAAATGCTGTGTTTTGTTAGACTTTTTGGAATCTTTGTGGGTGATTTAGTCTGCGAAGATAACCCATACTAG